Below is a genomic region from Mesorhizobium sp. NZP2298.
CAGGCAGGGTCGAGGCGGCGGCATCCTCGAAACCGGCTGTGTCGATGACATCGAAATGCAGGTCGTAGAGCTTGGCGGCGTGGACGCGACGATCGCGGGTGACGCCCGGCGTGTCGTCGACCAGCGCCAGCTTCCTCCCCACCAGCCGATTGAAAAGCGTCGATTTGCCGACGTTAGGTCTGCCGATAATGGCGACTTTGAAGGTCATAAGGTCCTACAATCATGCATGTCGCTATCCCAAAACCGCTGCACACTTTTGGGCGACATGCATTTACGAGGCATTGCCCGAGCCGCGGATCAGCTCGGACATGAGCGTTGCCCGCTCGCGGGTGTTGCGTGGGGCGCCGTCATCGGCGGCGATCTGGTCGAACAGTTTCAGCGCGTCCTGGGTCTTGCCTTCCTTCCAGGCAGCAAGGCCAAGCGCCTCCCGTGCCGTATGGCGCAGTGTGTTGGTGTCCGATGTAAGCGCCTCGACGCGGCTGGAAACGTCGGCGAAGGAGCCGTGATCGACGAGCAGCAACGCTGCCCGCAGCCGCGCCATGTCGCGGATGCCCTGGGGTATGGCGGTGTCGGCGGCGACTTCGTCGAAGTCCTTGACGGCGGCATCGGTGTCGCCCTTGCTCGCCTTGACGGTGGCGGCGCGCATGCGGGCAAGCAGGGGATAGGCGCCGTAGCCATCCTTCTCCAACTGATCGAGCGCGGCCAGCGCCTCGTCGTTCTTGCCGTCATTGGCAAGCTTCAGCGCCTGCGAGAACGCATCGCCCGAGCGGTTGGCGCGCGTCTCGTCCCAATAGCGATAGCCGACGAAAGCAGCGGTGCCGAGCACCACGAGGACCGCAATGACAAGCAAGGCCGGGCCGAAACGGTCCCACAGCGCCTGCGCCTGTTCGCGACGGATCTCGTCATTCACTTCACGGATAAAACTGTCGTCGGACATCAATCAAAACCACTTTTGCCCCGGGCCGGGGCGGTTCATGAGCCCGCGTTTTAGCGAAATTTTGTCGGCATGGAAGGGGTTCGGGCGGAAAATCGCCCATTCCCCAGGGCAAACGGATGTTTGCTCCGGGCAAACGGACAAAATGACCCAATCGCACCCACGCCACATTTCGGGGATAGCCGGCTTGCTGACCGCCCGGAGCCTGTAAGTTTGCCGATGCCTCGTTTGTCTCGCGTTGTTGCGTTCTCTCTTGCCTCGCTCGCCGCTGCCGGCGCGGCTCTGGCCGATCCGCCCGCGCCGCCAATGCCGGCAAAGCCGGCAAAGCCGAAGCAGGTCGTCATCATCTCCTTCGACAGCGCCCGCGACATCTCGCAATGGAAGCGCAGCCGGGCGCTGGCGCAGCGCACCGGCGCGCATTTCACCTATTTTCTCTCCTGCGTCTTCCTGCTGTCGCCGGAGACGCGCAAGGAATACACCGCACCCGGCAAGACATCAGGCAAATCCAACATCGGCTTTGCCGCCTCCAAACAGGAAGTCGCCGAACGGCTCGACCAGATCGGCCTTGCCGCGCATGAAGGCCACGACATTGCCAGCCACGCCTGCGGTCATTTCGACGGCAAGGAATGGAGCAAGGCCGACTGGCTGAAGGAGTTCGCCTCGTTCGAGCACATTCTCGAGAACGCCTATGCGATCAACGGCATCGCGCCTGAACCGCAGGGCTGGCGTGATTTCGCGCGACACGCCGTTGTCGGCTTCCGCGCGCCGTATCTGTCGACGAGCAAGACGCTTTACGAGGCCTTGCCTGCCGCCGGCTACGAATTCGACGCCAGCGGCGTCTCGCAAGGCCCTGCCCTGCCGCCGACCGTCGGCGGCATCACGCGCTTTTCACTGCCGCAGATCCCGGAAGGACCGAAATCACGGCCGGTGATCGCGATGGACTACAATCTGTATGTCAGGCATTCCGGCGGCTTCGAGCGGCCGAGCAAGGCGGGCGAATTCGCCGACCGGACCTATCAGGCGTTTCGCGCCGCGTTCGATACGCAGTATCAGGGCAAGCGCATTCCGCTGGAACTCGGCTTCCATTTCACGCTGATGAATGACGGCGCGTATTGGGACGCGCTGGAGCGCTTTGCCGGCGAGGTCTGCGTGAAGGCCGATGTCGAATGCATCAGTTTTCGCGATTATGTCACGCGGCAAAGCGCTGGCCAGAAGCAGGCAACGGTCGGCGGCTGAGCCGCCAACCCGTTTCGGATCAAACCCAAATCTTCTCAGGCCGGATCTTCGGCGCCATGTCTTGCCAGGTAACGCTGGTCGATCTCGGGCAGTGGCTCACCCAGGAGCGTGGCCTCGAAGGCGCGCAAGCGCTTGTGGACCGACTGAAGCTCGACGATGGTCGACCAGGAGGTCAGCAGAAACTGCAGCGAACCCGTCACCTTACCAAAGGCGTTCGAGATCTGGTTCAGCGCGCCGAACGTTATCTTGTGGGCGACCAGAGACGGACCCAGGATCAGCAGGGAGAAAATATTATCGGCCTGCAGGTAGGTGTACCGGACGACGTTGAAATAGATGTAGTGGAAATAGAGCCTGAAATAATTGTGCCTGACATTGGCGAACAGCTCGGCGGTGGTTGCAGGCTGTGCACGGTCCGCATGATCCTCGCCGTAAACCAGTTCCTTGCGGTAAGCGGCCTCGACGCGCTGGTTACGGAACTGCAGCCCCGGAAGCTTCAGGCCGGCTATCATCACCGAGATCGTTCCGAACAGACACCAGGCCAGTGCCGCGACCACCAGGGGCTGGGGGATCGCGCCGATGATCGGCAACTCGCTGATATGGGCCTGCAACTGGATCATGACCGGCAGGAAGGCGATCAAGGTCATGATCGACTGTACAAAGCTGGAGCCGAGATCTTCCATGATCTGCGAGAACCGCATCGTGTCTTCCTGGATACGCTGCGAGGCACCCTCGATATGGCGCAACCTGGCCCAGTTCTCGATGAAGTAGTTGTTCATCGCCGTGCGCCAACGGAAGATCCAGTGGCTGACGATGAAGGCATTGACCACCTGCACATTCATGCCGACCAGCGCGAGCCATGAGAAGTCGGCCAGTCCGGTATAGAATTCACCGTTGGTCGACTTGCCGGTGCCTGACATCAGCCCTTGCACATAGTCAAAGAACGGCCCGTACCAGGCGTTGACGGCGACGCTGACCTGCACATTGAAATAGATGAAGAACAGGATGACCGCCGTCATCAGGATCGACCAGCGCTGCCAGGGATGCGGCGAATACCAGCTCCAGAACGCGTAGAAGATGGCCACGCAGACCACGAAGTAGATATAGAACCAGAGGAACGGCTTCGACACCAGCACCGCAATGCCGATGATCGGCGGCGCGTCGGCGGCCGCCGCCGGCAGGCCGAAGACGGCGCCCAATTGCTCACCACCGAAAAACCAGAACAGGATCGCCGCAAGGCTCCAGATGGCGGCCGAAGAAAAGAAGAGCTTCGGCTGCGGGAAGAAGGATACGAACACTGGGCGAATTCCTTGCTTTAGGCGCAAATCAGCTGACAACAGCGGGCATAAAGTCACACATTAGGGGGAAAGAAAATGCCTGCCCGATGCCCGGTGCCAGCAAGACCACAATCATGGCGATTTTGGCGCGGCCGACCAGGTGACGGCGCCGGAGACGACCAGCATGGCCGCGGCGAGGAGCGAAGCGAGGAAGAAATCACCTGACATCTGCGCCAAAAAACCGGCAACGATCGGGCCGATGATCTGGCCCAGGCCGAACGACGCCGTCATCAACGCAAAGATGCGCCGGGGCGCCTTTGGCGCCTGCTGGCGTGCGGCCTGCAAGCCAAGCGCGGTGATGGCGATGAAGGTGCCGCCGAGCAGCAGGCCGCCGAGCAGCGGCCCCGTATATCCGCCAAGCGCCACGCTGGCGGTGACGCCGATCACTTCTATGAAACATGCGAGCGCATAGGCGGCGTAGAGGCCAATCCGCGCGGCGATCTTCTGCCACAGCCACGTCGAGGGAAAACCGGCAAGGCCGGCGACCAGCCACACCATGGCCTCGAAGACGCGGCTGCCGCCGCCCTGGCGGACGATGGCGACCAGGAATGTCGCGGTCACCACATAGCCAAAACCGAACAGGCCGTAGGCGACGATGATCTTCATCAGCGACCGGGCTTTCGGCAGGGCCGGCTCACGGGCGGCTTCGCCGTTGACAAGCGGGCCCTCGTTCGCCAGCAGCGCCACGACGACCAAGCCGCAAGCCGAAATCAGAGCCGACCACAACCAGCCCGCCGCCCAGCCGGCATGTTCAGTGACCAGCACCGCCATCATCACCGCCGAGATCGCCATGCCGAGCCCGACACCGCCGAAATGCCAGGCCTGCAGGTCGCCACGACCGGCGGCATTGATATGGCTGAAAACGATGCTGGCCATGAAGACCATGACGAAGGCGCTGGCCAGACCCGCCAGAAAGCGGATGAGGAGAAAGGCGGGCATGGCGTCGGTCAGCCCCATCAGCGCGGCCAGGACAGTGCTGGCGCCAAGAGCCGCCAACATCAGCAGACGTTCCCGGCCATGCGCCCAACCACCGGCCGCGGCAAACGCACCGACGAGATAGCCGAGATAATTGGCCGAAGCTATCCACCCGGCATTGGCCGGCGACAGATGCAGCTCTTCCATCATGCCGGGCAGGATCGGCGTGTAGACGAAGCGGCCGATGCCCATGGCGACGGCCAGCGCGATCATGCCGGCGACGGTGAAGCGAAGCGCTGCTGAGGTCGATTTCATTGCGGCGCACAATAAATGCCGGCGCCGCCGAAACAACCGCATTTCGTTGGGCCAATACGACCGCCAATGCGCCACGCTTTGTCCGACATTTCCTCAAGCCGGACCGCGCGGCCTCGGCTCAGCGGCGTTCACCCAAACCGGCAGGGGGTGAGCAGGTCTCGTGCTCGGTTAGCCGTGCCGTCAGCCTGAACGGCATGTCGCCGAGTTCGCGCTCCGACATGGTGTTCAGCACAGGATGTGAAAGCGGATCTGTCAGCCATCCCTGTGCCTCGCTCCCTGAGTGAGGCACGCATGAGGCATTCGCGGCGAACATGCCCCTCAGCGACGACACCATCCTCAGCATTTCCGGCTCCGCGGGTCTGTCTCCCATCAACAAAGTCTGCCGTTCCGATGTGAGTTTCAATTGAGATTTCGGCCGGACCAGTTTAGAAAATCTCAAATGGCCATGCTCAATCGCGTTCATCTCAACGGCCTTCGGGCCGTCGAAACGGTTGCCCGTCTCGGCTCGCTTGCAGCGGCCGCCGGCGAGCTCAACGTTTCCGCCAGCGCCGTCAGCCAGCAGATAAGCCGCACCGAAAAACAGCTCGGCCAGGCGCTGTTCGAGCGCACGGCCAGCGGTCTCGTGCTGACCGAATTCGGCGCCGTGTTCGCAACCCGCCTTGGCGCTGGATTTCGCGAGCTCACCCAGGCCGTGGCGCTGGCAGACGAAACGACCCAATGCACCCTGGTGGTTTCGGTGGCGCCGGCCTTTGCCTCGAAATGGCTGCTGCCGCGACTGTCGCGCCACTTCGACCGGCATCCCAATGTGCTGCTGCGCATCGACGCCTCGGTGCGGCTGGCCAATCTGGATCATTCCGACATCGACATCGCCATCCGGCTTGGCGACGGCAAATGGCCTGGCGGGCGCGCGGAACTGCTTCTGGCGCAGGAAGTTTTCCCGGTCTGCGCACCCGGCATCGCCAGGAAATTGAGCTCGATCGAGGACCTTGCCCAGACCTGCGCCATCACCGACGAGCGGGCGATGATCAACTGGGACAGCTGGTTCGCCGCCGCCGGTGTTGCGCCCGTCACCTTCCAGAAGGGCGCCCGCTTCACCGATCCGATGCTATGCCTGGACTCGGCGATTGCCGGCCATGGCGTGATGCTGGGCTGGCAGTTGCTGACGGCGGATGCGCTGGCCGATGGACGGCTGGTGGCGCCGTTCGGAATCCGTGCCCAGAGCGGGCTCGGTTACTGGCTGGTGACCTCGTCGACGAAGGCGGAAAGCCGCAAGGTTCGGGACTTCAAGATCTGGATCAAGGAAGAGATCGAGGCGACGATGGCGCAATTCAGATCGGCGACTACAGATCCCGGCGGCGCGATCGCGGTGGAAAGCACCGCGTCCCCGGTCTATGTAGAGTCGGATATCCAACTACGGCAGGCAGGATCATGACCACACATTCGCGCGGCGTTTCCGCAACGATCGACCCGGTGAAGCTCGACAGGCTGGCGGAAGTCGCCATCAAGGTCGGGCTGCAATTGCAGCCGGGACAGGATCTGGTGCTGACCTCGTCGATCGCGGCCCTGCCGCTGACCAGGCGCATCGTCGAACACGCCTACAAGGCCGGCGCCGGGCTGGTGACGCCGATCTTCAACGACGACGAGATGACGCTGGCGCGCTACCGCTTCGGCGCCGACGCCGGTTTCGACCACGCCGCCGGCTGGCTCTATGAAGGCATGGCGAAGGCCTTTTCCAACAATGCGGCCAGGCTTGCCGTGCGCGGCGAGGATCCCTCGCTGCTGTCGGCGCAGGACCCGGCGAAAGTGGCGCGCGCCAACAAGGCGAATTCCATGGCCTACCAGCCGGCGCTGGAAAAGATCACCGGCTTCGACATCAACTGGAACATCGTCGCCTATCCGGACCTCGCATGGGCCAAGCAGGTTTTTCCCGGCGATGCCGACGATGTCGCCGTGGTCAAGCTCGCCGATGCCATCTTCGCCGCCTCGCGAGTGGATGTGGAGGACCCGATCGGCAACTGGAAGGCGCACAATGCCGCTCTGCGCGGCCGCACCGAATGGCTGAACGGCCATAATTTCCACGCGCTGCATTTCACCGGACCGGGCACCGACCTCACGGTCGGACTGGCGGACGGCCATGAATGGATGGGCGGCGCCTCGACCGCCAAGAACGGCATCACCTGCAATCCCAACATCCCGACCGAGGAGGTCTTCACCACGCCGCATGCCAGGCGGGTCGAGGGCCATGTCTCCTCGACCAAGCCACTCTCCTACCAGGGCACGCTGATCGACGAGATCTCGGTGCGGTTCGAGGGCGGACGGATTGTCGAAGCCAAGGCTTCGAAGGGGGAGGATGTGCTTAAGAAAGTGCTCGACACCGACGAGGGATCGCGCCGTCTGGGCGAAGTCGCGCTGGTGCCGCATTCCTCGCCGATCTCGGCCAGCGGCCTGTTGTTCTTCAACACGCTGTTCGACGAGAACGCCGCCTGCCACATCGCGCTCGGCCAATGCTATTCCAAGTGCTTCGTCAACGGCGCCTCGCTCAGCCAGGACGAGATCGCGGCCCGCGGTGGCAACAAGAGCTTCATCCACATCGACTGGATGATCGGTTCGGACAAGATCGACATAGACGGCGTCCACAAGGACGGCAGCCGCGTGGCGGTCATGCGCAAGGGCGAGTGGGCCTGACGGCTTGCCAGCCTGCGAGGGCGGGATGACTTTCGATATCGCGGTCAAGCGCATCTACGAAGCACCCGACAAGGCCGATGGCCAACGGGTGCTGGTCGATCGCATCTGGCCGCGCGGCGTCAGCAAGGAGCATGCCGCGCTGGCGCTGTGGCTGAAAGAGATCGCGCCGAGCGATGATCTGCGCAAGTGGTTCGGGCACAAGCCCGAACTCTGGAAGGAGTTTCAGAAGCGGTATCGGGCTGAGCTCGATGAGAATGAAGAGGCGGTGGCGCGACTGCGCGGACTGCTCCGCCACGGCAAGGTGACGCTGCTCTACGGCGCGCATGACGAAGCGCACAACAATGCGGTGGCGCTGGCGGGCTATCTCAGCGCGGGCGCTCGCAACTAGCCACCGTTGGCCACAGCTTCGTCATCAGCTCCGAGGAATCAGACCGCCTCGGAGCCTTGCGTTCAGGCAATGACGAAGCGGGCGAATACAGCGTCTACTTGCCAACCGCCTGCGCATAGACATCCGGCTTGAACCCAACCAAGATCTGGTCGCCAACCTCAAGCACCGGGCGCTTGATCATTGTGGGTTTGGCCAGCATCAGCGCCTTGGCCTTTTTTTCGTCGAGCGACTGCTTGTCGGCGTCCGGCAGTTCGCGGAAGGTCGTGCTGCCCTTGTTGAGCAGCTTTTCCCAGCCGACCTTGCCAACCCAGCCACCCAACCGCTTCGCGTCCAGCCCCTCCGAGCGAAAGTCATGGAAGCGATAAGCAACGTCGTGGTCCTCCAGCCAGACGCGCGCCTTCTTGACCGTGTCGCAGGTGGTGATGCCGTAGATCGTAGTCGTCAAAGCGCGTTTCCCTTGGGCTGACAATCGAATCCCTCCCACAACCTAAAACCGCCCTTCCCGATTTGCCAGCGCCCAGGCCCGCAACCATTGCTGCTATCTCGACATCGTGCCGAACGAGCGGCTGGTGTGGACGGATGCGCTGCTGCCGGGCTATCGGCCGTCAGGCGAGCCCTTCATCACCGCGGTCATTTCCCTCCAGCCGGATGGCCGAGGCACGCGCTAGACCGCCACCGCCATCCACCGCGACGAGGCGACCCGCGACAGCCATGAGGAGAGGGGTTTCTTCGATGGCTGGGGCATGGTGGCCGACCAGCTTGCCGAGTATGTGAAGATGATTTGAGCGGCACATTGCGGCCAGGACGCCGTCCCGGCCGCAATGCTTGTATCTCGAAGCGAAGTGCAGGCTCCGAAGTCGGAGGCATCTCCTGCCTCAGTAGTAAAAACGCTCTTCGGTAATCTTGCCGTTCTTGACCGTGTAGAGGCCAACCTCGTCCATGGTTACACGCTGGCCGGTAGCCTTGGGCGTGACGTCGAATGTGAAGCGCACCGCGAACTGGTCGCCGTTGACATAGGGTCCCTCGACCGAGCCACCGTGGACCTCATGGTTCTCCTGCCACCATTGGCTTTTCTGCCTGAGGGCCTCCTTGCCATGGCTGACGGCCATCGGTCCCTCCATGGCTTCGTAGCTGGCGATGTCATCGGCATTGTACTTTTCGGCGGCACCGTTGTGGTCTCCCTGCTTGAGGAGCTCGGTGAAATCCTTGGCAATTTCCGCGATGGTCATTTGTGTTCCTCCTGTTCAGACGCACTCGAAGTGGGGAAGCGCTTGCCGGCCCGCCACCCCTGCCCGCATGACAGCTGACAAGCCGTGTCAGGACGATCGATATAGCGCGGCTGTGTGACGACAAATTGAGGGAGAGCGATCAGCGTATCACATAGCACTCAGCGGCCAACATTCGGGGAAAACGTACTTCTTCAGTCCGCGCAAGCTGTGCACAAGAACGAATTGCCGGGCGACAAAGCTGATTGGGCCGATAGGCTGTTGCGAAATTAGCTTCTGGTCATAGGCCAGCGTCAAATGTGGAACGAAACTGTCTGAAGCCTTGAGACCTTCGCGCAACATCTCAGCGCCAAGCTTCCTGCTCAATTCACAAACCGGTCCGTCATCGGCGAGAAGCACGAAAGGATGCTTAGCCGGGCGGCCCCTCGTCGCCGGGCGACCGGGAAAGCTCCTGAAAGAACGAAAGGTGACCTCAAACTCAGACATCGCAACTCTCCGGCCCGACCGGGCGGCAGCGAAGATGAATTTCTCTCGCAGTCTTTTGTAATCACCGACGTGTTGCAGGCTGACGTGAAAGCGATGATACAGCAGACGGGAGCCGGTTATCTCACATTGGCCGCATAGCCGGCTTTGACAGTCCGCAAACCGAGAATAGTCCTTCTGCTGCAAAAACAAGCCGTAGAAGACGCGCTCCGGCAGCTTAGGCCGCCATGGTCCCTCTGGAATTCCGAAATCGAACTCGCCTTGGTACATGCGCATACGCTCGCCAAGGAACGCTCCTGTTTTCGCCTTAGCAATTTAGAACAAAGCACGAACAAATCTTTGAGTCAAGCGTGGATGATCCGAAGCCCGAGCCCCGTAGCTGATGGTGCCCTTGACCTCCAGGGTGCGAACGGTCCCGGTATGACAGTCGATCGAGACCTGCCTCGCCGCAGCTGTGCGGCGACCTTTCGAAGGTGGTCAGACTAGCCCGACAGCATAGGGCAGTTCGCCCCACGGCGCAGGCTGATATGCGCCACGTCGCCGACGCTGAATTGAAACCCCTCGGCCTGGCGGGGCGCGTCGATGACGATCGGAATGCCTTGCCCGAGTTCGGCATGCAGGCGCAGCGTACGGCCGTGAAAGACGATGCTGTTGACGCGCGCCGGCGCTGTGCCGGCCGTGGCTTCGGTCGTCGCCAGGAGATCCTCCGGCCGCACGCCGATGATGCGCGTTGCGCCCGCGCTCGGGGCCTCGCCATTTTCCGGCATGGCTTCCAGCGGCAGAGCGCCGGCGGCGAACCGCAAGCGATCGCCGTCTCTGCCGACAAAGCGCGACTGCAGCAGGTTCATCGTGCCGATGAAGCTGGCGACGAATGTGGTGGCGGGCCGATCATAGAGGGTCGCCGGCGGCGCGATCTGCTCGATGCGGCCCTTGTTCATGACGACGATGCGGTCGGAGATCGACAACGCCTCGGTCTGGTCGTGCGTGACCATCACGAAGGTGGTGCCAAGCCGCGACTGCAGCCGCTTCAACTCGACTTGCATCTGTTCGCGCAGATGCGCGTCCAGCGCCGACAGCGGCTCGTCGAGCAAGAGCACGCGCGGCTCGCAGACGATGGCGCGGGCGAGCGCGACGCGCTGGCGCTGGCCGCCCGACAGTTCCAGGACGCGAGCGCGAAGCTTGTCTGCGAGACCGACCATCTCCAGGGCTTCGCCGACGCGCTTTGCCTGCTCGGCGCCGGACAGTTTTCGCAAGGACAGGCCGAAGCCGACATTTTCGGCGACGTTCATGTGCGGAAACAGCGCGTAGTCCTGGAATACGGTGTTGACCGGCCGGTCGAAGGGCCGAAGGGCCGTGATGTCACGGCCGTCGAGCAAGACCTTGCCGCTCGACGGGCTTTCGAAGCCCGCAATGACACGCAGGCTGGTGGTCTTGCCACAACCGGACGGACCGAGCAGCGTGATGAATTCGCCGCTGACAATGTCGAGATCGACGGCATCGAGTCCGACGATGCCACCTGGAAAAACCTTGGAAACCGCCTGCAGCCGGACGAGTGGATCAGGCGCCATCGCGAACCTCGGACGGCTTCGTGGTGTTGACCCAGAGGATCTGGCACTGCTCCGAGCCGGGATTGCGGAAGGCGTGCAAAAGCGTGCTCTTGAAAGCAAAACTGTCGCCGGTCTTCAGCCCGTATCTTGTCGAATCCACCACCAGTTCGACCTCGCCCGAAAGCACGAAGCCGAATTCATGGCCGGCATGGGCATAGGCTTCCGCCGTGCCGCCACCGGCTTCCACCGTCACCAGCATGCCGGTCAGCGTCGCGCCGGGCGGCGACAGCAGGGCCTTGGCGATGCCTTCGGATTTCACCGGAATCGCGCGGCGGCTGTTGGCGCGCACGCAATAGAGATCGTTGACGGCCTCGTCGCCGTCGGCGATCAACGCCGAAGGCTCGATGTCGAGCGCGGCGGCGAGCGGCCAGATTACCTTGACGCGCAACGAGGACATGCCGCGTTCGATCTGGCTGAGCGCGCCAATCGACACGCCTGCCCTCGCGGCCAGTTCGGCCAGCGACAGGCGGCGCTCGAGCCTCAGCGCCCGCACGCGCCGGCCGACCCGCACATCGGCATCGTCCTTCGGCTTCTCCGCCGTTTCGTCAAGAACATCCATGCATTCGTCCTCGTTGCAGTACTTTGGCTCGCGTCCGGCAAGCTTGCCTTCGGCACCCACTTACCCTGGCGTTGGCCCCACCCCTCACCTGCCTGCGATGAGGGGCAGCGCCAGCGTCCGCAATTAACCGCTGATCACCCGCCAGCCTTCACTTTCTCGAACATCTTCGCCACATCGTCGTTCTGTTTCATCGGCCCGGTGAAGATCGTGCTCTTCAGCATCACCTCCGGGTCGGACGGCAGTTGCAGCTTCTCAAGTTCGTCCTTCGACACGCCGGCGAAAGCGGTGCTGAGCGAGCTGCCATAGCCATAGGACTGGATCAGGAATTTGCCGGAGTCGGCGTCGAGCCGACTGTTGATGAAGTCATAGGCGAGATCGACATTCTTGGCGTCCTTCAGCATGACGAAGCCGCAGGCCCAGGTCAGCATGCC
It encodes:
- a CDS encoding LysR substrate-binding domain-containing protein; the protein is MAMLNRVHLNGLRAVETVARLGSLAAAAGELNVSASAVSQQISRTEKQLGQALFERTASGLVLTEFGAVFATRLGAGFRELTQAVALADETTQCTLVVSVAPAFASKWLLPRLSRHFDRHPNVLLRIDASVRLANLDHSDIDIAIRLGDGKWPGGRAELLLAQEVFPVCAPGIARKLSSIEDLAQTCAITDERAMINWDSWFAAAGVAPVTFQKGARFTDPMLCLDSAIAGHGVMLGWQLLTADALADGRLVAPFGIRAQSGLGYWLVTSSTKAESRKVRDFKIWIKEEIEATMAQFRSATTDPGGAIAVESTASPVYVESDIQLRQAGS
- a CDS encoding DUF488 domain-containing protein, which gives rise to MTFDIAVKRIYEAPDKADGQRVLVDRIWPRGVSKEHAALALWLKEIAPSDDLRKWFGHKPELWKEFQKRYRAELDENEEAVARLRGLLRHGKVTLLYGAHDEAHNNAVALAGYLSAGARN
- a CDS encoding ABC transporter ATP-binding protein codes for the protein MAPDPLVRLQAVSKVFPGGIVGLDAVDLDIVSGEFITLLGPSGCGKTTSLRVIAGFESPSSGKVLLDGRDITALRPFDRPVNTVFQDYALFPHMNVAENVGFGLSLRKLSGAEQAKRVGEALEMVGLADKLRARVLELSGGQRQRVALARAIVCEPRVLLLDEPLSALDAHLREQMQVELKRLQSRLGTTFVMVTHDQTEALSISDRIVVMNKGRIEQIAPPATLYDRPATTFVASFIGTMNLLQSRFVGRDGDRLRFAAGALPLEAMPENGEAPSAGATRIIGVRPEDLLATTEATAGTAPARVNSIVFHGRTLRLHAELGQGIPIVIDAPRQAEGFQFSVGDVAHISLRRGANCPMLSG
- a CDS encoding YbfB/YjiJ family MFS transporter, with the translated sequence MKSTSAALRFTVAGMIALAVAMGIGRFVYTPILPGMMEELHLSPANAGWIASANYLGYLVGAFAAAGGWAHGRERLLMLAALGASTVLAALMGLTDAMPAFLLIRFLAGLASAFVMVFMASIVFSHINAAGRGDLQAWHFGGVGLGMAISAVMMAVLVTEHAGWAAGWLWSALISACGLVVVALLANEGPLVNGEAAREPALPKARSLMKIIVAYGLFGFGYVVTATFLVAIVRQGGGSRVFEAMVWLVAGLAGFPSTWLWQKIAARIGLYAAYALACFIEVIGVTASVALGGYTGPLLGGLLLGGTFIAITALGLQAARQQAPKAPRRIFALMTASFGLGQIIGPIVAGFLAQMSGDFFLASLLAAAMLVVSGAVTWSAAPKSP
- a CDS encoding ArsC family reductase translates to MTTTIYGITTCDTVKKARVWLEDHDVAYRFHDFRSEGLDAKRLGGWVGKVGWEKLLNKGSTTFRELPDADKQSLDEKKAKALMLAKPTMIKRPVLEVGDQILVGFKPDVYAQAVGK
- a CDS encoding tetratricopeptide repeat protein, which codes for MSDDSFIREVNDEIRREQAQALWDRFGPALLVIAVLVVLGTAAFVGYRYWDETRANRSGDAFSQALKLANDGKNDEALAALDQLEKDGYGAYPLLARMRAATVKASKGDTDAAVKDFDEVAADTAIPQGIRDMARLRAALLLVDHGSFADVSSRVEALTSDTNTLRHTAREALGLAAWKEGKTQDALKLFDQIAADDGAPRNTRERATLMSELIRGSGNAS
- a CDS encoding polysaccharide deacetylase family protein is translated as MPRLSRVVAFSLASLAAAGAALADPPAPPMPAKPAKPKQVVIISFDSARDISQWKRSRALAQRTGAHFTYFLSCVFLLSPETRKEYTAPGKTSGKSNIGFAASKQEVAERLDQIGLAAHEGHDIASHACGHFDGKEWSKADWLKEFASFEHILENAYAINGIAPEPQGWRDFARHAVVGFRAPYLSTSKTLYEALPAAGYEFDASGVSQGPALPPTVGGITRFSLPQIPEGPKSRPVIAMDYNLYVRHSGGFERPSKAGEFADRTYQAFRAAFDTQYQGKRIPLELGFHFTLMNDGAYWDALERFAGEVCVKADVECISFRDYVTRQSAGQKQATVGG
- a CDS encoding SnoaL-like domain-containing protein, which produces MTIAEIAKDFTELLKQGDHNGAAEKYNADDIASYEAMEGPMAVSHGKEALRQKSQWWQENHEVHGGSVEGPYVNGDQFAVRFTFDVTPKATGQRVTMDEVGLYTVKNGKITEERFYY
- a CDS encoding 2'-5' RNA ligase family protein, encoding MYQGEFDFGIPEGPWRPKLPERVFYGLFLQQKDYSRFADCQSRLCGQCEITGSRLLYHRFHVSLQHVGDYKRLREKFIFAAARSGRRVAMSEFEVTFRSFRSFPGRPATRGRPAKHPFVLLADDGPVCELSRKLGAEMLREGLKASDSFVPHLTLAYDQKLISQQPIGPISFVARQFVLVHSLRGLKKYVFPECWPLSAM
- a CDS encoding aminopeptidase; translation: MTTHSRGVSATIDPVKLDRLAEVAIKVGLQLQPGQDLVLTSSIAALPLTRRIVEHAYKAGAGLVTPIFNDDEMTLARYRFGADAGFDHAAGWLYEGMAKAFSNNAARLAVRGEDPSLLSAQDPAKVARANKANSMAYQPALEKITGFDINWNIVAYPDLAWAKQVFPGDADDVAVVKLADAIFAASRVDVEDPIGNWKAHNAALRGRTEWLNGHNFHALHFTGPGTDLTVGLADGHEWMGGASTAKNGITCNPNIPTEEVFTTPHARRVEGHVSSTKPLSYQGTLIDEISVRFEGGRIVEAKASKGEDVLKKVLDTDEGSRRLGEVALVPHSSPISASGLLFFNTLFDENAACHIALGQCYSKCFVNGASLSQDEIAARGGNKSFIHIDWMIGSDKIDIDGVHKDGSRVAVMRKGEWA
- the sbmA gene encoding peptide antibiotic transporter SbmA; translated protein: MFVSFFPQPKLFFSSAAIWSLAAILFWFFGGEQLGAVFGLPAAAADAPPIIGIAVLVSKPFLWFYIYFVVCVAIFYAFWSWYSPHPWQRWSILMTAVILFFIYFNVQVSVAVNAWYGPFFDYVQGLMSGTGKSTNGEFYTGLADFSWLALVGMNVQVVNAFIVSHWIFRWRTAMNNYFIENWARLRHIEGASQRIQEDTMRFSQIMEDLGSSFVQSIMTLIAFLPVMIQLQAHISELPIIGAIPQPLVVAALAWCLFGTISVMIAGLKLPGLQFRNQRVEAAYRKELVYGEDHADRAQPATTAELFANVRHNYFRLYFHYIYFNVVRYTYLQADNIFSLLILGPSLVAHKITFGALNQISNAFGKVTGSLQFLLTSWSTIVELQSVHKRLRAFEATLLGEPLPEIDQRYLARHGAEDPA